A portion of the Toxoplasma gondii ME49 chromosome VIIb, whole genome shotgun sequence genome contains these proteins:
- a CDS encoding hypothetical protein (encoded by transcript TGME49_255280), producing the protein MTRDLGDFFSGSGAEQEWQPRSGTRTQGRARENQRAASPTSKAPFSGDPPWAETASWRGANRPNDSEEQRRSRKDASTSFVAATRESDRTLMKTQHKLTSDPGVQTPDDTRGTFKSTSEDSAAQFEPFTSPQGEAALPSAVADCHFPSKTPRREPRSKGKWSRNAENEERVRFDASPNEEDVRSLLKQARSSKRQIVYSAENDEGNVEYKLFLSKLTPTKLAHRTTQMRYRLHEGAGVCFYLLGVTDDGLGVGISSRCMRASLQAVELMASSLAASAVVVYLKRVVEEAKGKRDKEEQEEKTERDRDEPQTRRARQFNREVEQSDGKHEKEEAELCETSEEGNVDWETVLERSETNGVRWIACVRVTRNGLTTSTVPSRATAQPAVSPDGLGAQRAGAVRVAVLGAHGAGKSSLVAVLAEEGTLDDGE; encoded by the exons ATGACGAGAGACCTCGGCGATTTCTTCTCAGGTAGCGGAGCAGAACAAGAATGGCAGCCCCGCAGTGGAACCCGCACGCAAGGACGGGCACGGGAGAATCAACGCGCCGCGTCGCCCACCTCCAAGGCTCCTTTCAGCGGAGACCCACCCTGGGCCGAAACTGCATCCTGGAGAGGAGCGAACAGACCCAacgacagcgaagaacagagacgtAGCCGCAAGGATGCAAGCACCTCGTTCGTCGCGGCGACCCGCGAGAGCGACCGAACGCTCATGAAGACGCAGCACAAGTTGACCTCGGAcccgggtgtacagacaccggaCGACACCCGTGGAACGTTCAAGTCAACAAGCGAAGATTCCGCTGCTCAGTTTGAGCCTTTCACGTCTCCGCAGGGTGAGGCGGCTTTACCCAGCGCTGTTGCGGATTGCCACTTCCCTTCCAAGACGCCCAGAAGAGAGCCCCGTTCGAAAGGGAAGTGGAGTCGgaacgcagagaacgaggagcgTGTTCGCTTCGACGCGTCGccgaacgaagaagacgtgaGGTCACTTCTGAAGCAGGCACGAAGCTCAAAGAGACAGATTGTCTATTCTGcggaaaacgacgaaggGAACGTGGAGTACaaactttttctctcgaagcTGACACCGACGAAGCTCGCTCACCGCACCACGCAAATGAGG tATCGCCTGCACGAGGGCGCGGGCGTCTGCTTCTATCTCCTCGGCGTCACAGACGACGGGCTCGGCGTGGGCATTTCTTcccggtgcatgcgcgcgagCCTCCAAGCCGTGGAGCTGATGGCCTCCTCGCTTGCAGCATCGGCCGTAGTCGTTTATCTGAAGAGAGTGGTGGAAGAGGCaaaggggaaaagagacaaggaagagcaggaagagaagacggagagagaccgagatGAACCGCAGACccggagagcgaggcagTTCAACAGAGAGGTCGAGCAGAGTGACGGGAAgcacgagaaagaagaagcggagctgtgcgagacaagcgaggaaggcaacGTGGACTGGGAGACAGTGTTGGAACGTTCTGAGACAAATGGTGTACGG TGGATAGCTTGCGTTCGCGTGACTCGAAATGGACTGACGACCTCGACTGTCCCCTCGAGGGCCACCGCCCAGCCGGCAGTCTCCCCTGATGGCCTTGGAGCCCAGCGCGCCGGTGCGGTCCGCGTCGCCGTTCTTGGAGCGCACGGCGCGGGGAAGAGCTCTCTCGTGGCTGTACTTGCCGAAGAAGGGACTCTGGACGACGGAGAGtaa